The sequence ATGTTTTTGTTGCCAGTGCCCTTCTTGATATGTATTCAAAGTGTAGAAACATCAAATATGCAGAGCTATTGTTTGGTAAGATGGGATCCAAGAATGTTGTTTCATGGACTGCTATGTTAGTGGGATATGGTCAGAATGGATGCAGTGAGGATGCTGTTCGGATATTTTGTGAGATGAAACGAAACAATATTGAACCAGACGATTTCACTTTAGGCAGCGTGATAAGCTCATGTGCAAGCCTTGCCAGCTTGGAAGAAGGAGCTCAGTTTCATGTTCAAGCACTAGTCTCAGGCTTGGTTTCCTTTACTACAGTTTCAAATGCTCTTGTGACGCTGTATGGCAAATGTGGGAACATAGAAGAGTCCCAACAATTGTTTGATGAGATGAAATGTAGGGATGAAGTGTCTTGGACTGCCTTGGTGACAGGCTATGCGCAGTTTGGGAAAGCCATTGAAACAATTGATTTATTTGAGAATATGCTAGCTCATGGTCTGCAACCAGATGGTGTTTCTTTTATTGGAGTTCTTTCTGCGTGTGCTAGGGCTGGATCTGTCGAGAAAGGTCTCCAATATTTTTCATTAATGACTGAAAGTATGGGATTCGGCCCTTTCTTGACCATTATACTTGTATAATTGATTTATACAGTCGAGCTGGACGATTAGACGAAGCAAAGAACTTTATTCTTCAAATGCCTTGCTCTCCTGATGCAATTGGTTGGTCTACATTACTGAGCTCATGCAGAAATCGTGGAAATTTGGAGCTAGGTAAATGGGCAGCGGAATCTCTTCTCAAACTAGAACCACAAAACCCTGCTGGATATGTATTGCTCGCCAGCATATATGCAGCTAGAGGCAAATGGGATGAGGTGGCACAAATTAGAAAAGGAATGAGAGATAAAGGTGTTAGAAAGGAACCAGGATGTAGTTGGATCAAGTATAACAACAAGGTGCACATTTTTTCTGCTGATGACAAGTCAAGCCCGTTTTCAGATCAGATATATGAAAAGTTGAAATATTTGAATGATAGAATGACAGAGGAGGGATACGTGCCAGATATGAGATCTATTTTGCACCATGTAGAGGAGTCCGAAAAACTAAAGATGCTCAACCATCATAGCGAAAAGCTTGCTATTGCATTTGGTTTAATTTTTATCCCTCCTGGACTGCCCGTAAAAGTGGTAAAAAACCTTCGCGTATGTAACGATTGCCACAATGCAACTAAAATCATATCAAAGATCACAGAAAGAGAAATACTCGTCAGAGATGCTGTAAGATTCCATTTATTCAAAAATGGAAAATGTTCTTGTGGTGACTTTTGGTGATGGTATTTTAAAAAGGGTCAGGGATCATATGTAATGTTCAATAGATTTCTGCACCACGCAAGTAAATCTGAATAAGAAAAAGGGGCCTTTTCTGAACTGATTTTGGGTTGGAGATACAGGTGAGTTTTTATTAGTGATTAActttttggttattaattgctgtttcttttaattaaaaatatagtaaCAAATAAAGGGGTCAGGGATCAAGAGTTTCTTATTTTACTTTTTCTGATTTTGAGTTAGTAATATCAGGTGCTGGATTACTGCTTTAGGAACATGGCTAGATGGAGATATAAAAGTCAACAGATATATCctttttgttgaaaatatattattattgaaCGTTgcatgttgaatgttgaatgctTAATGCTGAATGTTGAAAtttgagttgtaaaattttgaaaattagtgtgtgatgatgtagacgatgatgtattatttttttgactaatctccaaatgagatctataaataagtCTCTCCATTTGTATAAAAAATCACAATTTAAGATAGAagaattttataaagtgtagagtttgatatattttgagttttggtgtttttttactttttaccataaatttttactttttcacaatacgttatcagcacgatcgttcgaaggttctctataatttccaaAGCTCCAAAAACACAAGGAAAAGacaaatattcaacaagtaaaaatatttattttactgtttatatagttttactatgtatatatattaatatataatttcatgttattattatataaaaagatgTTAATGACACcaaccttataataacgtgatatgatatatatttttattgtgtatatatatactaaccatattggtataatttcatgttattatattatataaaaggatgtctattACACCAACtttataataacatgatatgatatatatttttattgtgtatatatatactaaccatattcgtatagtttcatgttattatataaaggaTGTCTACGACAccaatcttataataatgtgatatgatataccaTATCTGACTCAATACTAACTATATTgtttaatttcatgttattatttaaaaggatgtctatgaaACCacattataataacgtgatatgattatactatatattactccttatatatttttattgtgtatatatagtAACGGTCATAAACAGTAATAAAACGATTAGTTTTTAccctataaatatgatcactcaaacatattttcaatcacaccaaactcactctttctctcaattATTTCTCTTCGATTTTTCGAAGATAAAGAAGACGAAATTTTCAAGgctattttttttataactattATGATTATTGTAGTAACCCAACCCGAATCCACCATTTAATCAGAGTTACAATAAAAGCGCATGCTATtaaacttaaagcgtaaagagcggataattaaaatacaacaaatccaatcgacggaatacaaccgacgataacaattgcgcataaatactgttatacaaccaaatcgaaggttcagggtaaacaaatccctaccctctacaacctcaccCTCTCCTAGCTCAATcttgctgagagccgcctggaccgtctagcctcaagcctgccccgccacaaggtacaccacaataccaaacacaggggcgtgagcgaaaACGCTCAATAcaataagcaatgatataaatacaaatatgcgcacacagatgatttaaaactcaagtgaaaacacttacTCATGGCGCCGGAAATATAcagcaccggctagagagcgactctgcggggtactcgtatactctctatcagggctgagccaaccccatcctgacccgaatccaaaacaggatacaagccccatatgaaactgtcatacctgactcgagtccaaaatgagatcatcgttccctatggagactgtcaatgactcacatctctccggatgcagtcatacgtaaaatcatgcatgtgctaaggcggtaaaacatgataaaacatgataaacatatagcacatactcatgcaacatacatgaaaatatatcatgccggctatctcggtcagtacttacgtacctctaacactgttggtcaaaacctagctccactaGCCTATattccaagcctactagtccagtctactgctactacaatgcaaatattcatgcatcaataataaagctctaaaaaccttaactaagctaatgcatactccaaaatatttttaggatgccaaagttatacctgcgtccgtcattagccctttgctgtcgatagcctcaaaactaggccacagctccgctacgacgtctgGATCGCTATgacac comes from Henckelia pumila isolate YLH828 chromosome 4, ASM3356847v2, whole genome shotgun sequence and encodes:
- the LOC140865480 gene encoding LOW QUALITY PROTEIN: putative pentatricopeptide repeat-containing protein At1g68930 (The sequence of the model RefSeq protein was modified relative to this genomic sequence to represent the inferred CDS: inserted 1 base in 1 codon), with the translated sequence MVGLPPARAIFHCFMSSISNYYCALLKQCCEIHSVKQAKGLHGQMIKSLINPETFLLNNLINSYYKLKEIKYARHVFDKISSPNLFSWNTILSAYSKSGDIRKMEEIFGLIPRKDGVSWNLIISGYIKFGLTEKALETYKLMLRYGSECLNRITFSTIIVMLSNKGWFCLGGVVHGQVVKCGFDSYVFVGSPLVDMYAKCGLICEAKRVFDELQERNVVLCNTMLMGFLRCGLLEESEVLFRGMPEKDSISWTTMITGLTQNGMDGEAMYLFREMRLKGLDMDQFTFGSILTACGGLSALREGKQIHAYVSRTDHLDNVFVASALLDMYSKCRNIKYAELLFGKMGSKNVVSWTAMLVGYGQNGCSEDAVRIFCEMKRNNIEPDDFTLGSVISSCASLASLEEGAQFHVQALVSGLVSFTTVSNALVTLYGKCGNIEESQQLFDEMKCRDEVSWTALVTGYAQFGKAIETIDLFENMLAHGLQPDGVSFIGVLSACARAGSVEKGLQYFSLMTXKYGIRPFLDHYTCIIDLYSRAGRLDEAKNFILQMPCSPDAIGWSTLLSSCRNRGNLELGKWAAESLLKLEPQNPAGYVLLASIYAARGKWDEVAQIRKGMRDKGVRKEPGCSWIKYNNKVHIFSADDKSSPFSDQIYEKLKYLNDRMTEEGYVPDMRSILHHVEESEKLKMLNHHSEKLAIAFGLIFIPPGLPVKVVKNLRVCNDCHNATKIISKITEREILVRDAVRFHLFKNGKCSCGDFW